A genomic segment from [Flavobacterium] thermophilum encodes:
- the rsmF gene encoding Ribosomal RNA small subunit methyltransferase F, with the protein MRLPEAFVAKMKKLLDEEADEFFAVYENEKINGLRVNPLKTDPGAWVKTAPFSLSPVPFCPTGFYYEPDEQPGKHPYHAAGLYYIQEPSAMAAAEALQPEPGDTVLDLCAAPGGKTTQLGAMMKNRGLLVANEIHPKRVKALAENVERFGLTNTIVVNEAPETLAERFPGFFDKILVDAPCSGEGMFRKEEEAASFWSPAYVEECAARQRRILESAYAMLKEGGILVYSTCTFSPEENEQTMEWLLETYDDLRLLPIAKIGGIEPGRPEWTKTNRSDLVHAARLWPHRLKGEGHFVAKLQKQRPTPPWSGRWAKANAPKAAVRLYRQFEQQSLQTVQHGTILSFGSHLAMLPDRCPDLSGLKVVRAGLHLGEAKKERFEPNHALALALRADEAKHVLDLSSDSRECLQYWRGETLSTGGDRGWLLVTVDGFPFGWGKEVKGTVKNFYPKGLRLI; encoded by the coding sequence TTGAGATTGCCGGAAGCATTTGTCGCGAAAATGAAGAAGCTGCTTGATGAAGAAGCAGACGAGTTTTTCGCTGTGTATGAAAACGAAAAAATCAACGGCTTGCGCGTCAATCCGTTGAAAACCGACCCGGGCGCATGGGTCAAAACGGCGCCCTTTTCCCTTTCCCCGGTGCCGTTTTGCCCGACCGGGTTTTATTATGAACCGGACGAACAGCCGGGAAAGCATCCGTACCATGCGGCCGGCCTGTATTACATTCAAGAACCGAGCGCGATGGCGGCCGCCGAGGCGCTGCAGCCTGAGCCGGGGGATACGGTGCTTGACTTGTGCGCCGCCCCTGGCGGGAAAACGACCCAGCTTGGCGCGATGATGAAAAACAGAGGGCTGCTTGTCGCCAACGAAATCCACCCGAAACGGGTCAAAGCGCTTGCAGAGAACGTCGAACGGTTCGGCTTGACGAACACCATCGTCGTCAATGAAGCTCCCGAAACGCTTGCCGAGCGGTTTCCCGGCTTTTTTGACAAAATTTTAGTGGACGCTCCGTGCTCGGGGGAGGGCATGTTCCGGAAAGAAGAAGAGGCCGCCTCGTTTTGGAGTCCGGCCTATGTGGAAGAATGCGCGGCAAGGCAGCGGCGCATTTTAGAAAGCGCCTATGCGATGCTGAAAGAAGGCGGCATTCTTGTCTATTCAACATGCACGTTCTCTCCGGAGGAAAACGAGCAAACGATGGAATGGCTGCTCGAGACGTACGATGATTTGCGGTTGCTGCCGATTGCGAAAATCGGCGGCATCGAGCCGGGACGGCCGGAATGGACGAAAACCAATCGATCCGATCTCGTCCACGCCGCCCGCCTTTGGCCGCATCGCCTCAAAGGGGAAGGACATTTTGTCGCCAAGCTGCAAAAACAGCGGCCGACTCCGCCTTGGAGCGGGCGGTGGGCGAAAGCGAACGCGCCAAAAGCGGCCGTCCGATTGTACCGCCAATTTGAACAGCAATCGTTGCAAACCGTGCAGCACGGAACAATCCTCTCGTTTGGCAGCCATTTGGCCATGCTCCCGGACCGATGCCCGGATTTGTCCGGCTTGAAAGTGGTGCGCGCTGGCCTTCATCTTGGCGAGGCCAAAAAGGAGCGGTTTGAGCCGAACCATGCCCTCGCCTTGGCGCTGCGAGCGGACGAAGCGAAGCACGTGCTCGACTTATCAAGCGACAGCCGGGAATGCCTTCAGTATTGGCGCGGCGAAACGCTGTCCACCGGCGGCGACCGCGGCTGGCTGCTTGTGACGGTCGACGGGTTTCCATTCGGCTGGGGAAAAGAAGTCAAAGGGACGGTGAAAAACTTTTATCCGAAAGGGCTGCGCCTGATCTAA
- the ypmQ_1 gene encoding BsSco produces the protein MWKRIALFLVVLLLAACGKTIPDAKNWPVADFTFVDQTGKPFGLRDLKGKVWVADFIFTNCETVCPPMTAHMAKLKEKAEEKGLDVEFVSFSVDPEVDTPEKLAAYAKQFTNDLSNWHFLTGYRPTEISELAQKSFKTMVQKPAGDDQVIHGTSFYLVGPDGKVVQTYSGVQDVPYDTILEHIEILQSSQ, from the coding sequence ATGTGGAAACGAATCGCACTTTTTCTCGTTGTTCTTTTGCTGGCGGCGTGCGGAAAAACGATTCCGGACGCCAAAAACTGGCCGGTCGCTGACTTTACGTTTGTCGATCAGACCGGCAAGCCGTTTGGACTTCGCGATCTGAAAGGAAAAGTGTGGGTCGCCGATTTTATTTTTACCAATTGCGAAACGGTGTGTCCGCCGATGACCGCCCACATGGCCAAACTGAAAGAGAAGGCGGAAGAAAAGGGGCTCGATGTTGAATTTGTTTCGTTCAGTGTCGACCCGGAAGTTGACACGCCGGAAAAACTTGCGGCTTATGCGAAACAATTTACAAATGACCTATCAAACTGGCATTTCCTGACCGGGTACCGCCCAACCGAGATCAGCGAGCTGGCGCAAAAAAGCTTTAAAACGATGGTGCAAAAGCCGGCTGGCGATGACCAAGTCATCCACGGCACAAGCTTTTATTTAGTCGGGCCGGACGGAAAAGTGGTTCAGACGTACAGCGGTGTGCAAGATGTGCCGTACGATACGATTTTAGAGCATATTGAAATTTTGCAGTCGTCGCAATGA
- a CDS encoding GDSL-like Lipase/Acylhydrolase gives MMRWGWLIMVGVLLAGCTVLPAGGKPDRPHETAVSQPEAKPLPKDIHLVALGDSLTEGVGDGERKGGYVGRLVPLLAAEDGVRTVTVTNAGKRGRRIVELKPVIKAHEREISQADLVLVTIGGNDVMNVVRAHFFDLSYERFANESQRFAERLDHLLMLLRTINPDAVVVLIGLYNPFSATLPNIPEIDDVIAEWNRTSQAVVSRYPRTIFVDIQDMFANRDDLLHRDEFHPNAEGYAQMAVRVYESLDARKEWWAN, from the coding sequence ATGATGCGATGGGGATGGCTCATCATGGTGGGGGTGTTGCTTGCCGGGTGCACGGTGCTCCCGGCCGGCGGGAAGCCGGACCGCCCGCATGAAACCGCCGTCAGCCAGCCGGAAGCGAAGCCGTTGCCGAAAGACATTCACCTCGTCGCGTTAGGCGATTCATTGACCGAAGGAGTCGGAGACGGTGAAAGGAAAGGCGGCTATGTCGGCCGCCTTGTCCCGCTTTTGGCGGCGGAGGATGGGGTGCGGACGGTGACCGTCACGAATGCCGGAAAGCGCGGCCGGCGCATTGTGGAGCTCAAGCCAGTCATCAAGGCGCATGAAAGGGAAATCAGCCAAGCGGATCTCGTCCTTGTCACGATCGGCGGCAATGATGTGATGAATGTCGTCCGCGCTCATTTTTTTGACTTATCGTACGAGCGGTTTGCGAACGAGAGCCAACGATTTGCCGAGCGGCTCGATCATTTGTTGATGTTGTTGCGCACGATCAACCCGGATGCGGTCGTTGTCCTGATCGGCTTGTACAATCCGTTTTCCGCCACGTTGCCGAACATCCCGGAAATCGATGATGTCATCGCCGAATGGAACCGCACAAGCCAAGCAGTGGTTTCCCGCTATCCGCGCACGATCTTTGTGGATATTCAAGACATGTTTGCCAACCGCGATGATTTGCTTCACCGCGATGAATTTCACCCGAACGCCGAGGGATATGCGCAAATGGCAGTGCGGGTGTATGAGTCGCTCGATGCGCGAAAAGAGTGGTGGGCGAACTGA
- the ilvA gene encoding L-threonine dehydratase biosynthetic IlvA — protein sequence MEQQLKRKQGAVYVEDILIAYHTLKDVVFHTPLQKNPLLSERYECNVYLKREDLQVVRSFKLRGAYNRMKHLTDEERRNGVVCASAGNHAQGVAYSCRALGVHGKIYMPATTPRQKVSQVQLFGKDMVEIVLVGDTFDDSYNEAVKCAEAEGRTFIHPFDDEYVIAGQGTIGVEVLNDCDEPIDFLFASIGGGGLMAGLGTYVKSISPSTKVIGVEPAGAPSMKTALEHGRVVTLEEIDKFVDGAAVKTVGEKTFALCRGVLDDIVVVPEGKVCTTILELYNENAIVAEPAGALPIAALEFYKEHIRGKTVVCVVSGGNNDIDRMQEIKERSMIYEGLQHYFIVNFPQRAGALREFLDEVLGPTDDITRFEYTKKNNKESGPALVGIELKRREDYAPLIERMKKKGFPFQEVNKDPNLFHLLI from the coding sequence ATGGAACAACAGCTGAAACGGAAGCAAGGGGCAGTATACGTCGAGGACATTTTGATCGCGTATCATACGTTGAAGGATGTTGTGTTCCATACGCCGCTGCAAAAAAATCCGCTGTTATCCGAGCGCTACGAATGCAATGTCTACTTAAAGCGCGAGGATTTGCAAGTCGTGCGTTCGTTTAAGCTGCGCGGGGCGTACAACAGGATGAAGCATTTAACGGATGAGGAGCGGAGAAACGGGGTGGTATGCGCCAGCGCCGGCAACCATGCCCAAGGGGTGGCCTATTCATGCCGAGCGCTTGGCGTGCATGGGAAAATTTATATGCCGGCGACGACGCCGCGGCAAAAAGTGTCGCAAGTGCAGCTGTTTGGCAAAGACATGGTTGAGATCGTGCTTGTCGGCGACACGTTTGACGATTCCTACAACGAAGCGGTGAAGTGCGCCGAGGCGGAAGGGAGGACGTTCATCCATCCGTTTGATGACGAATACGTCATCGCCGGACAGGGGACGATTGGCGTCGAGGTGCTCAACGACTGCGATGAGCCGATTGACTTTTTGTTTGCCAGCATCGGGGGCGGCGGATTGATGGCTGGGCTGGGGACGTATGTGAAAAGCATTTCCCCGTCCACTAAAGTGATTGGCGTCGAGCCGGCCGGCGCCCCATCGATGAAAACGGCGCTCGAGCATGGACGTGTCGTCACGCTTGAGGAGATTGACAAGTTCGTGGACGGCGCCGCCGTCAAAACGGTCGGGGAAAAAACGTTTGCATTATGCCGCGGGGTGCTTGATGACATCGTCGTCGTTCCAGAAGGGAAAGTGTGCACGACGATTTTGGAGCTGTACAACGAAAACGCCATCGTCGCCGAGCCGGCTGGGGCGCTGCCGATCGCCGCGCTCGAGTTTTACAAGGAACATATCCGCGGCAAGACGGTCGTTTGCGTGGTGAGCGGCGGCAACAACGACATCGACCGGATGCAGGAAATTAAAGAGCGCTCGATGATTTACGAAGGGCTGCAGCACTATTTCATCGTCAACTTCCCGCAGCGGGCCGGGGCGCTGCGCGAGTTTTTGGATGAAGTGCTTGGGCCGACGGATGACATCACCCGGTTTGAATACACGAAGAAAAACAACAAAGAAAGCGGACCGGCGCTTGTGGGCATCGAGCTGAAACGGCGCGAAGACTACGCACCGCTCATCGAGCGGATGAAGAAAAAAGGTTTCCCGTTCCAAGAGGTCAACAAAGACCCGAACTTGTTCCATCTATTGATTTGA
- a CDS encoding Protein of uncharacterised function (DUF2512) yields the protein MKHIVPFIVKLAAWSVVLFSMFTIFNAPLSLISLMTVITALVSYVIGDVFILPRVGHFVAAALDVPLSFLLIWPSSFALIAPSVNMAYGAFFSSLAIGAVEAFFHLYMESHVLEEARREEEHRWYDEGRWATEFAEEEEFKKEDDRT from the coding sequence ATGAAGCATATCGTTCCTTTTATCGTCAAGCTCGCCGCTTGGAGCGTCGTCTTATTTTCCATGTTTACGATCTTCAACGCCCCGCTTTCGTTGATTTCGCTCATGACGGTCATCACGGCGCTCGTGTCTTACGTCATCGGCGATGTGTTCATCTTGCCGCGCGTCGGCCATTTTGTTGCTGCCGCACTTGACGTGCCGCTTTCCTTTTTGTTGATTTGGCCGTCCAGCTTTGCCCTCATTGCCCCGTCCGTCAACATGGCATACGGCGCGTTTTTCAGTTCATTGGCGATCGGGGCGGTTGAAGCGTTTTTCCACTTGTATATGGAAAGCCATGTTCTCGAAGAGGCAAGGAGGGAAGAAGAGCACCGCTGGTATGATGAAGGAAGATGGGCAACGGAATTTGCCGAGGAAGAAGAGTTTAAAAAAGAGGACGACCGGACATAG
- a CDS encoding Protein of uncharacterised function (DUF2535), translating to MLFKSLEFQNAYGQKVKIIEIPVLEEENTYRFMIQLRLEAFIAKVYRSRTSRSVYSFREHLKKVLKWPVYEQIFKETVLKHNA from the coding sequence TTGCTATTCAAAAGCCTCGAGTTTCAAAACGCGTATGGGCAGAAGGTCAAGATTATCGAAATCCCAGTATTGGAGGAAGAGAACACATACCGATTCATGATCCAACTGCGCTTGGAGGCGTTTATTGCAAAGGTGTACCGATCGAGAACGAGCCGTTCTGTGTATTCGTTCCGCGAACATTTGAAGAAAGTGCTGAAATGGCCGGTATATGAACAAATCTTTAAAGAAACAGTGTTGAAACATAACGCGTAA
- the pepT_1 gene encoding Peptidase T, whose product MKQELIERFIRYAKVNTQSDPESSTCPSTQGQWELARMLVEELKSIGMEDVTVDENGYVMATLPANTDKNVPVIGFLAHMDTAPEFTGANVNPQIIEQYDGGDIVLNKEQGIILSPNDFPELAGYKGHTLITTDGTTLLGADDKAGIAEIMTAMNYLIQHPEIKHGKVRVAFTPDEEIGRGPHKFDVAKFGAQFAYTVDGGPLGELEYESFNAAEAKMTIKGKNVHPGTAKGKMINSIKIAMEFQQQLPADEAPEHTEGYEGFYHLLSFQGSVEETKLHYIIRDFDREQFEARKAKMNEIAASLAQKYGNDRITLEINDQYYNMREKIEPVRHIVDIAHEAMTNLGIEPKVKPIRGGTDGSQLSYMGLPTPNLFAGGENFHGRYEYISADTMVKSAEVIVEIIKLFEQKAS is encoded by the coding sequence ATGAAACAAGAATTGATCGAACGCTTCATCCGCTACGCCAAAGTGAATACCCAGTCCGATCCAGAAAGCAGCACATGCCCGTCGACTCAAGGGCAATGGGAGCTGGCGAGAATGCTCGTCGAAGAGCTGAAGTCGATCGGCATGGAAGACGTCACAGTCGACGAAAACGGCTACGTCATGGCGACGCTGCCGGCCAATACGGACAAAAACGTGCCCGTGATCGGCTTTTTGGCTCATATGGACACCGCTCCGGAGTTTACGGGAGCCAACGTCAACCCGCAAATCATCGAACAGTACGACGGCGGCGACATCGTGTTGAACAAAGAACAAGGCATCATCTTGTCGCCAAACGATTTCCCGGAGCTCGCCGGCTACAAAGGGCATACACTGATTACAACCGATGGGACGACGCTGCTTGGCGCCGATGATAAAGCCGGAATCGCCGAAATTATGACCGCGATGAACTATCTCATCCAACACCCGGAGATCAAGCACGGCAAAGTGCGCGTCGCCTTTACCCCGGATGAGGAAATCGGCCGCGGACCGCACAAATTTGACGTTGCCAAATTCGGCGCCCAATTTGCCTATACGGTCGACGGCGGGCCGCTTGGCGAATTGGAATACGAAAGCTTTAACGCCGCGGAAGCAAAAATGACGATCAAAGGAAAAAACGTCCACCCAGGCACGGCAAAAGGAAAAATGATCAACTCAATCAAAATCGCCATGGAGTTCCAACAGCAACTGCCAGCCGATGAGGCGCCGGAACATACCGAAGGATACGAAGGGTTTTACCATTTGCTTTCATTCCAAGGGAGTGTAGAGGAGACGAAACTTCACTACATTATCCGCGACTTCGACCGTGAACAGTTCGAGGCTCGCAAAGCGAAAATGAACGAGATCGCCGCTTCGCTTGCACAAAAATATGGAAACGACCGAATCACGCTCGAAATCAACGACCAATATTACAACATGCGCGAAAAAATCGAGCCGGTGCGCCACATTGTGGACATCGCCCACGAAGCGATGACGAACTTGGGCATTGAACCGAAAGTGAAACCGATCCGCGGCGGCACGGACGGGTCGCAGCTCTCCTACATGGGGCTGCCGACGCCGAACCTTTTTGCCGGCGGCGAAAACTTCCACGGCCGCTACGAATACATTTCCGCCGATACAATGGTGAAATCGGCCGAAGTGATCGTGGAGATCATCAAGCTGTTCGAGCAAAAAGCATCTTGA
- a CDS encoding DegV domain-containing protein SAV1425, translating into MKSIKIVTDSTVDVPAAVLAEHGVEVVPLHLTVDGEAFIDRVTITPGQFMAKMKAARELPKSSQPSVGEFLAVYDRLGADGSEIISIHMAGELSGTVRSAEHAAALTKANVTVVDSQFISYAIGFQVLEAARLAKAGRSVDEIIRRLDDVRRRTRLYVVLDTLDHLAKGGRIGRGKALIGSLLRIKPIAALVDGLYTPVAQVRSFSQAVSHLAGRLVEEQGAKRVEKIAIAHADAPRWAERLKEAVTDIIGYSPIDIVETTPVISIHTGPGALALMYYAEEAPLDE; encoded by the coding sequence ATGAAATCAATCAAAATTGTAACCGACTCAACGGTCGATGTGCCGGCGGCGGTGCTTGCCGAGCACGGCGTTGAAGTCGTTCCGCTTCATTTGACAGTGGATGGGGAGGCGTTTATCGACCGGGTGACGATCACACCAGGGCAGTTTATGGCGAAGATGAAGGCAGCGCGTGAACTGCCGAAAAGCTCGCAACCGTCGGTCGGTGAGTTTCTAGCTGTCTATGACCGGCTCGGGGCGGACGGAAGCGAGATCATATCGATCCATATGGCCGGCGAGCTGAGCGGCACGGTCCGTTCGGCTGAGCATGCGGCGGCCCTGACCAAAGCGAACGTGACGGTCGTCGATTCCCAATTCATTTCGTATGCGATTGGATTCCAAGTGCTTGAAGCCGCCCGCTTGGCGAAGGCGGGTCGAAGCGTTGACGAGATCATCCGGCGCTTAGACGACGTGCGCCGTCGTACGCGGCTGTATGTGGTGCTCGATACGCTCGATCATTTAGCGAAAGGCGGCCGCATCGGCCGCGGCAAAGCGCTCATCGGTTCGCTTTTGCGTATTAAGCCGATCGCCGCTCTGGTTGACGGGCTGTATACGCCGGTTGCCCAGGTTCGCAGCTTTTCGCAAGCGGTGTCCCATTTGGCAGGCCGTCTTGTCGAGGAACAAGGGGCCAAACGGGTAGAGAAAATCGCCATCGCCCATGCCGATGCTCCTCGGTGGGCGGAGCGGCTCAAGGAAGCGGTGACAGACATCATCGGCTATTCGCCGATTGACATCGTTGAAACAACGCCGGTCATTTCCATTCACACCGGTCCCGGGGCGCTGGCGCTCATGTACTACGCCGAGGAAGCGCCGCTTGATGAATAA
- the yhfA gene encoding peroxiredoxin, SACOL1771 subfamily has translation MKTTVTWNGNMSFSGQSASGVTIPIDAAKDVGGNDSGARPMELLLHALAGCTGIDIVLILRKMRLDVRAFSMEVEGTRADDHPKRFTDIHIHYALEGDLPEDKVARAIRLSKEKYCSVSHSLNAAITASYSINGVRGKETI, from the coding sequence ATGAAAACGACCGTCACGTGGAACGGAAACATGTCATTCAGCGGCCAAAGCGCTTCCGGCGTCACCATTCCGATCGACGCCGCGAAAGACGTCGGCGGCAACGATTCAGGCGCCCGGCCGATGGAGCTTTTGCTTCACGCCTTAGCCGGCTGCACCGGCATTGACATCGTTTTGATCTTGCGGAAAATGCGGCTTGACGTCCGCGCGTTTTCGATGGAAGTCGAAGGAACGCGCGCCGATGACCACCCGAAGCGGTTTACCGACATTCATATTCATTATGCGCTCGAAGGCGATTTGCCGGAAGACAAAGTCGCCCGCGCCATTCGGTTGTCAAAAGAAAAATATTGTTCCGTTTCCCATTCGTTAAATGCCGCCATTACGGCGAGCTATTCGATCAACGGCGTGCGCGGGAAGGAGACGATCTAA
- the pcp_1 gene encoding Pyrrolidone-carboxylate peptidase — translation MNHNVNTMFGEEKRNMVLIGVLIVIIGFIVRINPLLVVTAAGLATGLLAHQSLYDIIEQFGTAFTTNRYMAVFIATLPVIGLLERFGLREQAESVVAKIKAATTGRILTVYLKISSSKRDGDAMKKVLVTGFDPFGGETVNPSLEAVKQAAGWKTDRYIVEVREIPTVFGKSLVILHDAIMQVDPDVVICVGQAGGRADISVERVAVNINDARIPDNEGQQPIDEPVVPGGPVGYWSTLPVKAIVEALRRHGIPASVSYTAGTFVCNHVFYGLMHYITQSKKPIRGGFIHIPYLPEQAARHPGQPSMALETIVEGLRLAIDVAIEREEDIQAVGGQIC, via the coding sequence ATGAACCACAATGTCAATACGATGTTTGGAGAGGAGAAGAGAAATATGGTGCTCATTGGCGTGTTGATCGTCATCATCGGCTTCATTGTTCGCATTAATCCGCTTCTTGTCGTGACAGCGGCTGGATTGGCGACAGGACTGCTCGCTCATCAATCGCTGTATGACATTATTGAACAGTTTGGAACGGCGTTTACGACCAACCGGTATATGGCGGTGTTTATTGCTACATTACCCGTCATCGGCCTTTTGGAACGCTTTGGGCTGCGGGAACAGGCGGAGAGTGTCGTGGCGAAAATCAAGGCGGCGACAACAGGGAGAATCTTGACGGTCTATTTAAAAATTTCATCATCAAAAAGGGATGGAGATGCGATGAAAAAAGTGCTCGTGACCGGATTTGATCCGTTTGGAGGAGAAACGGTGAATCCGTCGCTGGAGGCGGTCAAGCAAGCAGCCGGATGGAAAACTGATCGGTATATCGTTGAAGTTCGGGAGATTCCAACCGTATTTGGCAAATCATTAGTCATCTTGCATGACGCAATCATGCAAGTGGATCCCGATGTGGTAATTTGCGTCGGACAGGCAGGAGGGAGAGCGGATATTTCTGTTGAAAGAGTGGCGGTGAACATCAATGATGCCCGCATTCCCGACAACGAAGGCCAGCAGCCGATTGACGAACCTGTTGTTCCAGGCGGGCCTGTCGGCTATTGGTCAACCTTGCCGGTCAAAGCGATTGTCGAGGCGTTGAGGCGTCACGGCATACCAGCCTCTGTCTCTTATACAGCGGGAACGTTCGTCTGCAACCATGTGTTTTATGGATTGATGCATTACATCACCCAATCGAAGAAGCCCATTCGCGGCGGATTTATCCATATTCCGTATTTGCCGGAACAAGCCGCCCGGCATCCCGGGCAGCCCAGCATGGCATTAGAAACGATCGTGGAAGGGCTGCGCCTTGCCATTGACGTGGCGATCGAACGTGAAGAAGATATCCAAGCGGTTGGCGGGCAAATTTGTTAA
- the thrC_1 gene encoding Threonine synthase, whose translation MRESLLQCSGAVPCLFYHMRSPTGKEGAPCGARVFRGRRGGWDFESEGIGRQTIGDEAILAEKRTVAELEGAFVCPEGAAAFAAVRKLRESGWIRDGETVVVLNTGTGLKYADLVQVAPPVLEPGDSLSMRE comes from the coding sequence ATGCGCGAATCGCTTCTCCAATGCAGCGGAGCGGTTCCGTGTTTATTTTATCATATGCGATCTCCAACAGGGAAAGAGGGAGCGCCATGCGGCGCACGAGTTTTCCGCGGCCGGCGAGGCGGTTGGGATTTCGAAAGCGAAGGAATTGGGCGTCAAACCATTGGCGATGAGGCGATTTTGGCCGAGAAGCGGACGGTGGCGGAGCTCGAAGGGGCGTTCGTTTGCCCGGAAGGAGCGGCGGCGTTTGCGGCGGTCCGAAAATTGCGCGAGAGCGGCTGGATTCGCGACGGGGAGACGGTCGTCGTGCTCAACACGGGGACGGGATTGAAATACGCCGATTTGGTTCAAGTCGCCCCACCGGTGCTTGAACCGGGAGATTCGCTTTCGATGCGGGAATAA
- the fmnP gene encoding Riboflavin ECF transporter S component FmnP, with amino-acid sequence MKRISIRAFVGIGVLGAMAHVLMMLNFPLPPFPNFLLVDFSDIPALIAALLYGPLAGVAVELLKNVLNYVFVGSATGVPVGQIANFTAGVAFLLPVSYIYRKAASKKGLLLGLAAGTVTMALVMSVLNYYVFLPAYTLFLGAPQMSAPEAKALVVSAILPFNAVKGAMAAIVFQLLFWRLRAWLDKQAASRQAA; translated from the coding sequence ATGAAACGCATTTCCATCCGCGCCTTTGTCGGCATCGGAGTGTTGGGCGCCATGGCGCATGTGCTGATGATGCTCAACTTTCCGCTGCCGCCGTTTCCGAACTTTTTGCTTGTCGACTTCAGCGACATCCCGGCGCTCATCGCCGCCTTGTTGTACGGCCCGCTCGCCGGTGTGGCGGTCGAACTATTGAAAAACGTGCTGAACTACGTGTTCGTCGGCAGCGCGACCGGCGTTCCGGTCGGCCAGATCGCCAACTTCACTGCCGGGGTGGCGTTCCTTTTGCCGGTTTCCTATATTTATCGGAAAGCCGCATCGAAAAAAGGCTTGCTGCTGGGGCTGGCGGCGGGAACAGTGACGATGGCGCTCGTCATGAGCGTGCTCAACTACTACGTCTTTTTGCCGGCGTATACGCTTTTCCTCGGCGCTCCGCAGATGAGCGCACCGGAAGCGAAGGCGTTGGTGGTATCGGCGATTTTGCCGTTTAACGCCGTCAAAGGAGCGATGGCGGCCATCGTATTTCAGCTTCTCTTTTGGCGTCTTCGTGCTTGGCTTGACAAACAGGCGGCATCTCGCCAAGCCGCTTGA
- the plsY gene encoding G3P acyltransferase: MTALILLLAYLLGSIPFGLLVGKIGYGIDIREHGSGNLGGTNTFRVLGAKAGTIVIVGDMLKGTLAASLPMFFSVPVHPLLAGAVAVVGHMYPVFAKFRGGKAVATSGGVMLFYSPLFFLSLIAVFLVVLAVSRYVSLSSMAAALYAVVYTVFFTDDIPLTVAVLLLASFIFYRHRANIKRILNKTEPKVKWPGKRS, encoded by the coding sequence ATGACCGCACTCATTTTGCTTCTTGCTTATCTTCTCGGCTCGATTCCGTTCGGCCTTCTTGTCGGGAAAATCGGCTACGGGATCGACATCCGCGAACATGGAAGCGGCAATCTCGGAGGAACGAACACGTTCCGCGTGCTTGGGGCGAAAGCGGGCACGATCGTCATTGTCGGCGATATGCTAAAAGGGACGCTGGCGGCGAGCTTGCCGATGTTTTTTTCCGTCCCCGTGCATCCGCTTTTGGCCGGGGCGGTGGCAGTCGTCGGCCATATGTATCCGGTGTTCGCCAAGTTCCGCGGCGGCAAGGCGGTGGCGACATCGGGCGGGGTGATGCTGTTTTATTCGCCGTTGTTCTTTTTGTCGCTCATCGCCGTGTTTCTTGTCGTCTTGGCTGTTTCACGCTACGTCTCGCTGTCATCGATGGCCGCGGCGCTGTACGCGGTCGTGTACACCGTCTTTTTCACGGACGACATTCCATTGACGGTGGCAGTGTTGTTGCTGGCTTCGTTTATCTTTTATCGTCATCGCGCCAACATCAAGCGCATCTTGAACAAAACGGAGCCAAAAGTGAAATGGCCAGGCAAACGCTCATGA
- a CDS encoding TMAO/DMSO reductase, whose product MTKQLPPGQFETEKWPILHEGDVYQFDEAAWNFRLFGDVKEEVTLSYQEVMRLPKTISTVDMHCVTTWSKFDTTFEGIAFREFLRFVDLDPDVKYVKIYGYLNGDRFGYSANLPLDALMGDDALFVYRWKDKHHDWQDISPKHGYPLRFIPPATFYLWKGAKWASGIRFMKEDEPGYWEERGYSMTANPFKEERFAEWVPRIRF is encoded by the coding sequence ATGACCAAACAACTTCCTCCCGGCCAATTCGAAACGGAAAAATGGCCGATTTTGCATGAAGGCGATGTGTACCAGTTTGATGAAGCGGCGTGGAATTTCCGATTGTTCGGCGATGTGAAAGAGGAAGTGACGCTGTCGTATCAGGAAGTGATGCGGCTGCCGAAGACGATTTCGACCGTGGATATGCACTGCGTGACGACGTGGTCGAAATTTGACACGACGTTTGAAGGCATCGCTTTCCGCGAGTTTTTGCGCTTCGTCGATCTCGATCCCGATGTGAAATATGTGAAAATTTACGGCTACTTAAACGGCGACCGGTTCGGCTATTCGGCAAACTTGCCGCTTGACGCGCTGATGGGCGACGATGCCTTGTTTGTTTATCGGTGGAAAGACAAGCATCACGACTGGCAGGACATCTCGCCGAAGCACGGCTATCCGCTCCGGTTCATCCCGCCGGCGACATTTTATTTATGGAAAGGGGCGAAATGGGCGTCCGGCATCCGCTTTATGAAAGAAGATGAGCCAGGCTATTGGGAGGAGCGCGGCTATTCGATGACCGCCAATCCGTTTAAAGAAGAGCGGTTTGCCGAGTGGGTGCCGCGGATTCGCTTTTGA